One stretch of Euphorbia lathyris chromosome 7, ddEupLath1.1, whole genome shotgun sequence DNA includes these proteins:
- the LOC136200850 gene encoding protein SOB FIVE-LIKE 5-like: protein MDMSASQCTSSGCESGWTLYLDQSSISKNQYHHHHHHIDNARLEDDEEEEEEDLSMVSDASSGPPHYSELDYGDYCFDPHNKKKIHKTKNKSKHTNQHQFSYLDDTASSHVFTKKEASMENVLEFSQGFSATHFKGKSSLKNHFGFFKSEKPLSKETGGYQGRKWK from the exons ATGGATATGTCTGCTTCTCAATGCACTAGTAGTGGATGTGAGTCTGGTTGGACATTGTACTTGGATCAATCTTCTATCTCCAAAAATCAAtaccatcatcatcatcatcatattGACAATGCCAGattggaagatgatgaagaagaagaagaagaggattTATCTATGGTTTCTGATGCATCTTCTGGACCTCCACATTATTCTGAATTAGATTATGGAGATTACTGCTTTGATCCTCATAATAAGAAGAAGATTCATAAAACCAAAAACAAGTCCAAACACACAAATCAACACCAATTTTCCTATCTTGATGATACTGCTAGTTCTCATGTGTTTACCAag AAAGAAGCTTCCATGGAGAATGTGTTggaattttcacaaggtttttcTGCAACACATTTCAAGGGCAAATCTTCACTCAAGAATCACTTTGGATTCTTTAAATCAGAAAAACCACTTTCAAAGGAAACAG GTGGGTATCAAGGGAGAAAAtggaaatga